The Methanobacterium sp. BAmetb5 genome includes a region encoding these proteins:
- a CDS encoding 3-methyl-2-oxobutanoate dehydrogenase subunit VorB: protein MTIQLIKGNTAVIIGAMYAGCDGFFGYPITPASEILHEASLYFPKVGRKFVQAESEEASINMVYGAAAAGHRVITASSGPGISLMQEGMSFLAGAELPCVIVDIMRAGPGLGNIGPEQGDYNQIVKGGGHGNYHNIVLAPNSVQEMCDFTIKAFELAEKYRNPVVVLADGVLGQMVERLQFPEEAIEPTYDETWAVRGNQETMGNLVTSIFLDFNQLEDFNYRIQEKYQTIRENEVDYEEYLLDDAQIILVAYGISSRVARSAVDMVRAEGIKAGLFRLKTLFPFPEKPLRQLSTSKDCQFLAVEMSNGQMKQDITLAIGCQRPVELVNRMGGNIIDQKSIVDKIHEMAGDNL, encoded by the coding sequence ATGACCATTCAGCTAATCAAAGGCAACACCGCCGTTATTATTGGGGCCATGTACGCTGGTTGTGATGGTTTCTTTGGATACCCCATCACTCCTGCCTCGGAAATACTGCACGAAGCCTCCCTGTATTTCCCTAAAGTGGGACGGAAATTCGTTCAGGCAGAATCAGAAGAAGCTTCCATAAACATGGTTTATGGGGCAGCTGCAGCGGGCCACCGAGTTATAACTGCATCTTCAGGGCCCGGAATCAGCCTCATGCAAGAAGGAATGTCTTTCCTGGCAGGAGCAGAACTCCCCTGTGTCATAGTGGATATCATGCGTGCCGGACCCGGCCTGGGAAACATCGGGCCGGAACAGGGTGACTACAACCAGATAGTTAAAGGTGGAGGCCATGGTAATTACCATAACATTGTCTTGGCCCCCAATTCAGTTCAGGAAATGTGCGATTTCACCATCAAGGCTTTTGAACTGGCAGAAAAGTACCGAAACCCGGTGGTGGTGCTGGCCGATGGAGTACTGGGGCAGATGGTGGAAAGACTCCAGTTCCCTGAGGAAGCCATTGAACCAACCTATGATGAGACATGGGCTGTCCGCGGAAACCAGGAAACAATGGGAAACCTGGTGACCAGTATATTCCTGGATTTTAACCAGCTGGAAGACTTCAACTACCGTATACAGGAAAAATACCAGACCATACGTGAAAACGAGGTGGACTACGAGGAGTACCTATTGGATGATGCCCAGATAATCCTGGTGGCCTACGGAATAAGCAGCCGTGTGGCTCGTTCGGCAGTGGACATGGTCCGGGCCGAAGGCATAAAAGCAGGATTATTCCGCCTAAAAACATTGTTCCCCTTCCCAGAAAAACCATTAAGACAACTATCCACCAGTAAGGATTGCCAGTTCTTAGCAGTGGAGATGAGTAACGGACAGATGAAGCAAGATATTACCCTGGCCATTGGCTGCCAGCGTCCAGTGGAACTGGTCAACCGTATGGGTGGAAACATCATCGATCAAAAGAGCATCGTAGACAAGATCCATGAAATGGCAGGTGATAACTTATGA
- a CDS encoding 4Fe-4S dicluster domain-containing protein, producing the protein MRSHKKEPYPVFNELECKACERCILACRAGVLKMSEDINERGYHYAEYTGKGCTGCGDCYYTCPEPLAVEVHIPRRKRIKKQSKGDEEE; encoded by the coding sequence ATGAGAAGCCATAAAAAAGAACCATATCCAGTATTCAATGAACTGGAATGTAAAGCATGTGAACGTTGCATTCTCGCCTGCCGCGCTGGTGTCCTCAAGATGAGTGAAGACATTAACGAGCGTGGTTACCATTATGCCGAGTATACTGGAAAGGGATGCACTGGTTGTGGGGACTGTTATTACACCTGCCCTGAACCACTGGCCGTGGAAGTTCACATACCTCGGAGAAAGAGAATCAAAAAACAGAGCAAAGGGGATGAGGAGGAATAG
- a CDS encoding AMP-binding protein, whose protein sequence is MSSLLEKFVSQVDFESYPDFKDNFRIKTPENFNFAYDVVDEYARLYPEKVAMVWCNDDTDKIFTFQDLKEYSDRTANFFAQQGIKKGDRVMLTLKSRYQFWFCILALHKLGAITIPATHMLKAKDIVYRIKNAGIKMIVCIGEDGVPECFDEAHQKLGDTPLLKALVGEEDREGWFNFSQEILKASPEFPRPTGEEATKNDDIALIYFSSGTTGMPKMIMHDHTYPLGHIITAKYWQNVIEDGLHYTVADTGWAKAMWGQIYGQWISGSAIFVYDYQRFDAAKMLDNASHHGVTTFCAPPTIYRFLIKEDLSKYDFSTLQYAVTAGEPLNPEVYNKFYEFTGLRLREGFGQTECVVCIANFPWIEPRPGSMGKPAPEYEIQIMDNQGNQCDVGEEGEIVIKTADGKPPGLFCGYYQEDNKTEAAWYDGYYHTGDTAWKDEDGYLWFVGRNDDMIKSSGYRIGPFEVESAVISHPSVLECAITGVPHPVRGQVVKATIVLTGDYKSSPELEKEIQNHVKKVTAPYKYPRVIEFVDELPKTISGKIRRVEIRAKDEKQ, encoded by the coding sequence ATGTCATCTTTACTTGAAAAATTCGTTTCACAGGTTGATTTTGAATCTTATCCAGATTTTAAGGATAATTTCCGGATAAAGACCCCGGAAAACTTCAACTTCGCCTACGATGTGGTGGATGAATACGCTCGCCTCTACCCGGAAAAAGTGGCCATGGTATGGTGCAATGATGATACCGATAAAATATTCACCTTCCAGGACTTGAAGGAATATTCTGACCGTACTGCTAATTTTTTCGCCCAACAGGGTATAAAAAAAGGAGACCGGGTAATGCTCACCCTTAAAAGCCGTTACCAGTTCTGGTTCTGCATCCTGGCTCTGCACAAATTAGGGGCCATAACCATCCCCGCCACCCATATGCTCAAAGCCAAGGACATTGTGTACCGGATCAAAAACGCAGGCATCAAAATGATAGTATGTATAGGTGAAGATGGAGTGCCGGAATGCTTTGATGAAGCCCACCAGAAACTGGGAGATACTCCTCTTTTAAAGGCATTGGTAGGGGAAGAAGATAGGGAAGGATGGTTTAATTTCTCCCAAGAAATTCTAAAGGCATCTCCCGAGTTCCCGCGCCCCACCGGTGAAGAGGCCACGAAAAATGACGATATAGCACTCATCTACTTCTCATCCGGAACCACCGGCATGCCCAAAATGATCATGCACGACCATACCTATCCACTGGGCCATATAATAACTGCCAAGTACTGGCAAAATGTCATCGAAGATGGATTGCACTATACAGTGGCTGACACTGGTTGGGCCAAGGCCATGTGGGGACAAATATACGGGCAGTGGATTTCAGGTTCAGCAATCTTTGTATATGACTACCAGAGATTTGACGCGGCTAAAATGCTGGATAATGCATCTCACCATGGTGTAACTACTTTCTGTGCACCACCTACCATCTACCGCTTCCTCATCAAGGAAGACCTCTCTAAGTATGACTTTTCAACCCTCCAATACGCAGTTACTGCCGGAGAACCCCTTAACCCTGAGGTTTATAATAAATTCTATGAATTCACCGGGTTAAGATTGCGAGAAGGATTTGGACAGACAGAATGTGTGGTTTGTATAGCCAACTTCCCCTGGATAGAACCTCGACCCGGTTCCATGGGAAAACCCGCACCAGAGTATGAAATCCAGATCATGGATAACCAGGGTAACCAGTGTGACGTTGGTGAAGAGGGGGAAATAGTAATAAAAACCGCAGATGGCAAACCTCCAGGCCTTTTCTGTGGATATTACCAGGAAGATAATAAAACTGAAGCTGCCTGGTATGACGGATACTACCATACTGGGGACACGGCCTGGAAAGACGAAGATGGCTACCTTTGGTTCGTGGGACGTAACGATGACATGATTAAAAGTTCAGGATACCGTATAGGTCCCTTCGAAGTTGAAAGCGCTGTTATATCTCATCCATCAGTCTTGGAATGTGCTATAACTGGAGTACCTCACCCTGTCCGGGGGCAGGTGGTAAAGGCCACCATAGTGTTGACTGGTGATTATAAATCATCCCCCGAACTGGAAAAAGAAATCCAGAACCATGTTAAAAAGGTAACCGCACCCTACAAGTATCCACGGGTTATTGAATTTGTGGATGAACTGCCCAAGACCATCAGTGGAAAAATCCGCCGGGTCGAAATCAGGGCTAAGGATGAAAAACAGTAA
- a CDS encoding helix-turn-helix domain-containing protein translates to MNENMKEIGLRIKELRELSDISAQGMADHLKIPLETYQEYEDGKKDIPASILFEISQKMEVDMGLLLTGEETRMHIFSVTRKGKGVEVGRRKQYQYENLAEKFIHKKAEPFIVTVEPKGEGYKPSTNSHPGQEFNYMLEGVLKIYIHDNEIILHEGDSIFFDSSYEHAMEALENKTAKFLAIVM, encoded by the coding sequence ATGAACGAGAATATGAAAGAAATTGGCCTGAGAATTAAAGAACTTAGGGAGCTCTCAGACATCAGTGCTCAGGGAATGGCGGATCACCTGAAAATTCCCCTGGAAACCTACCAGGAATATGAAGATGGGAAAAAAGATATCCCGGCCAGCATTCTCTTCGAAATCTCCCAGAAAATGGAAGTAGACATGGGCCTGTTATTGACTGGGGAAGAAACCAGGATGCACATTTTCAGCGTTACCCGAAAAGGAAAAGGAGTAGAAGTAGGTCGCAGAAAACAGTACCAGTACGAAAATCTGGCAGAAAAATTCATACACAAAAAAGCAGAACCCTTCATTGTTACCGTGGAGCCCAAAGGAGAAGGATACAAACCATCAACCAACAGCCACCCTGGACAGGAATTTAACTACATGTTAGAGGGTGTCCTGAAAATTTACATACACGATAACGAGATAATTCTACACGAAGGAGATTCCATATTCTTCGATTCCTCTTATGAACACGCCATGGAAGCCCTGGAAAACAAAACAGCCAAATTCCTGGCTATTGTAATGTAA
- a CDS encoding adenosine-specific kinase, producing MELNLEIVKLEAPEDCNLILGQSHFIKTVDDLYEAVVNTVPQAEFGLAFGEASGDCLVRTAGNNEGLENLAGEKMLELGCGHSFLILLAKAFPLNLTQRIKSVPEVVNLFCATANPVEVLVVETEQGRGIVGVVDGFKPTSIETEDDVAWRRKFLRDIGYKL from the coding sequence ATGGAACTTAACCTGGAAATTGTTAAATTGGAAGCACCAGAAGATTGTAATCTAATTTTAGGGCAGAGTCATTTCATTAAAACCGTGGATGATCTTTACGAAGCCGTGGTGAACACCGTGCCCCAGGCAGAGTTTGGTCTTGCCTTTGGGGAAGCATCCGGGGATTGCCTGGTGAGAACTGCCGGGAACAATGAAGGTCTAGAAAATCTGGCAGGGGAAAAAATGCTGGAACTGGGTTGCGGACATAGTTTTCTGATACTCCTGGCCAAGGCCTTCCCCCTAAATCTCACCCAAAGAATCAAGAGTGTACCCGAGGTGGTTAATCTTTTCTGCGCCACTGCCAATCCCGTAGAAGTACTGGTGGTGGAGACTGAACAGGGAAGGGGAATTGTTGGAGTTGTAGATGGTTTCAAGCCTACAAGTATAGAAACTGAAGATGATGTGGCCTGGAGGAGGAAGTTCCTTCGGGATATTGGTTACAAATTATAA
- the afpA gene encoding archaeoflavoprotein AfpA, translated as MNKKRKIAWGITGSGEKLVETVEIMQQMRDEYHRQFDIRVFISKAGDQVLKYYNLSNTLETKFDKTWTEINSNAPFLAGQIQLGRYAFLLVAPATSNTVAKISLRIADTLLTNAAIMGQKTNTPLYIMPTDFREGIVTTKLPNGKDLELTITKEDAEHVENLSKMNSTNVFEDPEEIPAIFQKHAEMLK; from the coding sequence ATGAACAAAAAAAGAAAAATTGCTTGGGGGATTACCGGGAGCGGTGAAAAACTGGTGGAAACTGTGGAGATCATGCAGCAGATGCGTGATGAATACCACCGACAATTTGACATTCGGGTCTTCATTTCCAAGGCAGGAGACCAGGTTTTAAAGTACTACAACCTTTCCAACACTCTGGAAACTAAATTTGACAAAACATGGACGGAAATTAATTCTAATGCCCCCTTTTTGGCTGGACAAATTCAGCTGGGAAGATATGCCTTTCTCTTGGTGGCCCCGGCCACATCCAACACTGTAGCCAAGATTTCGTTGCGTATTGCTGACACCTTACTCACCAATGCTGCCATAATGGGTCAAAAAACAAACACCCCTCTTTACATCATGCCCACTGACTTCCGGGAGGGTATTGTCACCACTAAACTCCCCAATGGTAAGGATCTGGAGCTAACCATAACCAAAGAAGATGCAGAACACGTGGAAAACCTGTCAAAAATGAACAGCACCAATGTATTCGAAGATCCGGAAGAAATTCCTGCCATATTCCAGAAACATGCGGAAATGCTTAAATGA
- the glmM gene encoding phosphoglucosamine mutase encodes MKKLFGTFGVRRIANQVLTPEFASKLAAAYGTLVKGWVAVGGDPRTSTPLIKHAVISGLLSSGCQVVDLGILPTPAVQYAVRNYYDGGVIITASHNPPQYNGIKFVDEDGIGIALDMELKIEDMYFNENPDRVEWDEIGEVTTNPGLVDEYIDEVIQRVDYDAIKKARLKVIVDCGSGAACFTTPYILRKLGCEVTTLNCQPDGSFPGRNPEPTEDNLQELIKTVKATGADLGIAHDGDADRTICIDEKGNFVMGDKTFALVEKQLLQENQGGLIVTTVATSTAIYDIAEQYGGTVKATRVGDLLVARELKESDGLFGGEENGGLIFPDFVLGRDAALSTAKIVEIMATSQKPLSQLVSELPAYQSVKMKVECPDDRKQEIMDKIAEDTQEYKVDTTDGVKIFREEGWLIIRPSGTEPIFRCFAEAKDIDDATKMAEWGISLVNKHLGN; translated from the coding sequence ATGAAAAAGTTATTTGGAACATTTGGGGTTAGAAGAATTGCCAATCAAGTGTTAACACCAGAATTCGCATCCAAACTGGCCGCCGCATACGGTACACTGGTCAAGGGATGGGTAGCAGTAGGTGGAGATCCCCGAACATCCACTCCCCTCATAAAACATGCCGTTATTTCCGGGCTCCTTTCATCGGGATGTCAGGTAGTTGATCTGGGAATATTACCCACACCGGCAGTTCAGTACGCCGTACGAAACTACTACGATGGTGGAGTGATAATCACCGCCTCCCACAACCCACCACAGTACAATGGAATCAAATTCGTGGATGAGGATGGAATAGGCATAGCCCTGGACATGGAACTTAAAATAGAAGACATGTACTTCAATGAAAACCCGGACCGGGTGGAATGGGATGAAATAGGCGAGGTAACCACCAATCCTGGCCTGGTTGACGAGTACATCGACGAAGTTATACAGAGGGTGGACTACGATGCCATTAAAAAGGCCAGGTTAAAGGTGATAGTGGACTGTGGTAGTGGAGCAGCCTGTTTCACCACACCCTACATCCTGCGCAAACTGGGATGTGAGGTAACCACCCTCAACTGCCAGCCCGATGGTTCCTTCCCGGGTAGAAACCCGGAACCAACTGAGGACAACCTGCAGGAACTCATCAAGACGGTGAAAGCAACTGGTGCCGACCTGGGAATCGCCCATGATGGTGATGCCGACCGCACCATCTGTATCGATGAGAAGGGAAACTTTGTAATGGGGGATAAAACCTTTGCCCTGGTGGAAAAACAGTTACTCCAGGAAAACCAGGGAGGACTCATAGTAACCACTGTGGCTACTTCCACGGCTATTTACGACATAGCCGAACAATACGGGGGAACAGTAAAGGCCACTCGTGTTGGTGACCTTCTGGTAGCCCGAGAACTTAAAGAAAGCGATGGATTATTTGGTGGTGAAGAAAACGGAGGACTTATATTCCCAGACTTCGTTTTAGGAAGAGATGCTGCGTTATCCACTGCTAAAATTGTGGAAATCATGGCCACCTCCCAGAAACCACTTTCTCAGTTAGTTTCAGAGTTACCTGCTTACCAATCAGTTAAAATGAAAGTAGAATGTCCTGATGACCGTAAACAGGAAATAATGGATAAAATAGCCGAAGACACCCAGGAATATAAGGTGGACACCACTGATGGAGTGAAGATATTCCGGGAAGAAGGATGGCTCATCATTCGGCCTTCGGGAACTGAACCCATCTTCCGATGCTTTGCCGAAGCTAAAGATATTGATGATGCCACTAAAATGGCAGAATGGGGCATATCCCTGGTTAATAAGCATTTAGGAAATTAA
- a CDS encoding glycosyltransferase family 39 protein, which yields MEYSSLTRNKSFLLLIPAILALFLSFIPTLNYQGPLSWDIYYHVHLAKLYMAQGFTLWDPLTYAPFGRPIFYPPLFHYLLASLAMLFKVDPFQVSRWIQPIFAFSLVLSFTYVVEKLYNLRVALTAGFFLFFTLVFHRAMLPLPETMALILFPLAIYLYYRALQGDGLKFAVLGGILSGLMMLTHDLTGLIMLGVVLLFTLTLKLRRDNVEYRSLWVFLGFTLLVAVLWWLPLLMAYGFTFHNPQQGVPGFLDYINILVKTMGLPTLIFAILWIVTGFKELEKDSTGKWYKKLSPKNILIVVWVLFLLIVSNAYLLGFSILIDRILNFAVFPVVIMASLGMEYIYSAKSKKSVYHNMYKILIVLLIVSSLCSALFCALSVKPMVHDSQRDVAQWFAAHGDGRGVVMSLTEGLDPVIVSISRQPVSTGGYQPGMVKSLDRNLYYSGTYSLEDVKRDNIEYFVEQSPIPHPSYLTMVYQNKDYKVWRVDI from the coding sequence ATGGAATACTCCAGTTTAACTCGTAATAAATCATTTTTGCTATTGATCCCGGCAATATTAGCATTATTTCTATCTTTTATCCCTACCTTAAATTATCAAGGGCCCTTAAGCTGGGATATTTATTACCATGTTCATCTGGCCAAGCTTTACATGGCCCAGGGGTTCACATTATGGGATCCTTTAACCTACGCCCCCTTTGGACGACCAATTTTCTATCCCCCACTTTTCCATTATCTCCTCGCTTCCCTGGCTATGCTGTTTAAAGTGGATCCCTTTCAAGTATCCCGATGGATACAGCCCATTTTTGCATTTTCCCTGGTTTTATCATTCACTTACGTGGTGGAAAAATTATACAACCTACGGGTGGCGTTAACTGCCGGGTTCTTTTTGTTTTTCACTTTGGTCTTTCACCGGGCCATGTTACCCCTACCAGAAACCATGGCCTTAATTCTCTTTCCCCTGGCAATTTACCTTTACTATCGTGCACTGCAAGGTGATGGTTTAAAATTTGCGGTTCTAGGTGGTATTCTCAGTGGGTTGATGATGTTAACCCATGATCTGACTGGCCTGATAATGCTGGGTGTGGTCCTGCTTTTCACACTGACCCTCAAGTTAAGAAGGGATAACGTGGAATACCGGTCATTATGGGTGTTTTTGGGATTCACTCTCCTGGTAGCGGTTTTGTGGTGGTTGCCCCTACTGATGGCATATGGCTTCACCTTTCACAACCCCCAACAGGGGGTACCCGGCTTTTTGGATTATATTAATATTCTGGTTAAGACCATGGGATTACCTACACTGATATTTGCCATTTTGTGGATAGTTACCGGGTTTAAAGAATTAGAAAAGGACAGTACTGGAAAATGGTATAAAAAACTATCCCCTAAGAATATTCTAATTGTGGTGTGGGTCCTTTTCCTGTTAATAGTAAGCAATGCTTATCTACTTGGATTTTCCATCCTCATTGATAGGATACTGAATTTCGCTGTCTTCCCCGTGGTCATTATGGCTTCTCTGGGAATGGAATACATTTACTCGGCCAAATCCAAAAAATCAGTTTACCATAATATGTATAAAATATTGATAGTTCTTTTAATTGTATCTTCACTTTGTTCCGCGTTATTCTGCGCTTTATCGGTTAAACCAATGGTTCATGATTCTCAAAGGGATGTGGCCCAATGGTTTGCAGCCCATGGTGATGGGAGGGGAGTGGTGATGTCCCTCACTGAAGGCCTGGATCCGGTGATTGTTTCCATATCACGACAACCAGTTTCCACTGGGGGTTACCAGCCGGGCATGGTTAAGAGCCTTGATCGGAACCTTTACTACAGTGGAACTTACTCCCTGGAAGATGTTAAGAGGGATAACATTGAATACTTTGTGGAACAGTCTCCCATACCTCATCCCAGTTATTTAACTATGGTTTACCAGAACAAAGATTATAAAGTCTGGCGGGTAGATATCTAA
- a CDS encoding glycosyltransferase family 2 protein, translating to MRIITIVPAYNEEKAITNVVDGVKRHTYVLVVDDGSLDETATLAKNAGAKVLKHTKNRGKGAAIKTGLKYAIEKDYDIMVLVDGDGQHDPQCIPLLLDGMDGVDLLIGSRFLDMAPQNMPLHRRFSNGITTRLIRFITGYHITDSQCGFRVISKKAAPLFTGISYNDYVYESEVLCKASENDLVVAERPIKCVYGTEKSYVRARHVVHYLMFTLRLLVRKLLRRI from the coding sequence ATGAGGATTATAACTATTGTTCCTGCTTACAACGAGGAAAAAGCCATAACCAATGTGGTTGATGGTGTTAAGAGACACACCTACGTACTGGTTGTAGATGATGGATCCCTGGATGAAACCGCAACCCTGGCAAAAAATGCGGGTGCTAAAGTTTTAAAACATACCAAAAATAGGGGGAAAGGTGCAGCTATTAAAACTGGACTTAAATATGCCATTGAAAAGGATTATGATATTATGGTTCTTGTGGACGGAGACGGACAACACGACCCCCAATGCATACCTCTCCTTTTAGATGGAATGGATGGTGTTGATCTGTTAATTGGCTCCCGTTTCCTGGATATGGCCCCACAAAACATGCCCCTTCATCGTCGGTTTTCCAATGGCATTACCACCCGGCTCATTAGATTCATAACCGGGTACCATATAACTGATAGTCAGTGTGGATTTAGGGTGATATCCAAAAAGGCAGCCCCTCTCTTCACTGGAATATCCTACAATGACTATGTTTACGAGTCAGAAGTCCTGTGTAAAGCCTCAGAAAACGATTTGGTGGTGGCTGAAAGACCCATAAAGTGCGTTTATGGTACGGAAAAATCCTATGTGCGTGCCCGGCATGTGGTGCACTACCTCATGTTCACCCTGCGACTCCTGGTGCGTAAATTGCTGCGGAGGATCTGA
- a CDS encoding UPF0104 family protein yields MKKYYVFLISILLLALLVIWIGPQQMWEIIKTANPWLILLAIFIHLFVVWIRSLRWGYIINQPREFKKNFIVKTIGLFAGNFSPMRSAGEVLNAVAGKKINKITLSEGLSAGLTERFFDGAIGAILLLICAFLLPKIRVLAIMGGLASLGLLIVIYLINWREDTSIWIYNRIHSVMRFLPISEEVVETFYHKFTEGLRSMIEYTKSFSSFQNLMVVFLLTGTSWILECVRLYVVFMAFNVEINFVAIIIIFLLANIIGIVSALPGGIGSIELSLTGLFVLFGVPSTVGGSIAMVDRLASFWVVSALGIVFSAYYARDILDEIKGYTLGLKKKKG; encoded by the coding sequence TTGAAAAAATACTATGTATTCTTGATAAGTATTCTCCTTCTGGCCCTCCTGGTAATCTGGATTGGTCCCCAACAGATGTGGGAAATTATAAAAACTGCCAATCCTTGGCTTATACTGTTGGCCATTTTCATACACCTCTTTGTGGTTTGGATACGCTCGTTACGTTGGGGTTATATTATTAACCAGCCCCGGGAATTTAAGAAGAACTTCATTGTCAAAACCATAGGGCTTTTTGCCGGTAACTTCAGCCCCATGCGCAGTGCAGGGGAAGTGTTAAATGCAGTTGCCGGTAAAAAGATCAACAAAATAACACTCTCTGAGGGTCTGTCTGCCGGTTTAACTGAAAGATTCTTCGACGGAGCCATAGGGGCTATTTTATTATTGATCTGTGCTTTTTTACTCCCAAAAATAAGAGTGTTGGCTATTATGGGAGGATTAGCCTCTTTAGGACTTTTAATAGTCATTTACCTCATCAATTGGAGGGAAGATACCAGCATCTGGATTTACAATCGTATCCATTCCGTAATGCGTTTTCTACCCATCTCTGAAGAAGTGGTGGAGACCTTCTACCATAAGTTCACCGAGGGTTTACGCAGCATGATTGAATACACCAAAAGCTTCAGCAGTTTCCAAAATCTAATGGTGGTATTCCTGTTAACCGGTACCTCCTGGATTCTGGAATGTGTGCGCCTGTACGTAGTTTTCATGGCCTTCAATGTTGAAATCAACTTTGTAGCCATTATCATCATCTTCCTACTGGCCAATATAATTGGAATAGTATCTGCCCTTCCGGGAGGTATTGGTTCCATTGAACTGTCCCTTACAGGATTGTTCGTGCTTTTCGGAGTTCCCAGTACAGTTGGTGGAAGTATAGCTATGGTGGATCGTTTAGCTTCATTCTGGGTGGTTTCTGCCCTGGGAATTGTATTTTCAGCTTATTACGCCAGGGATATACTGGATGAGATCAAGGGGTACACCCTGGGTTTGAAAAAGAAAAAGGGTTAG
- a CDS encoding OB-fold nucleic acid binding domain-containing protein has product MVGIDDKKIFKVALFTAICGLVGMIASANSITPQTVQIKDMDRGMLDKEVSVEGMVTGVSQSQKGETYFLEIMDGTGRIKVVVFESAATEIQKTSVNLESLTQRRIKIVGKVTEYKGSLELVLKDASSLKIMA; this is encoded by the coding sequence ATGGTGGGTATCGATGATAAGAAAATCTTTAAAGTGGCCCTGTTTACTGCAATTTGTGGACTAGTGGGCATGATAGCCTCTGCTAATTCTATAACTCCGCAAACAGTTCAAATTAAAGACATGGATCGGGGAATGCTGGATAAGGAGGTTTCAGTTGAGGGGATGGTCACCGGGGTCAGCCAGTCCCAGAAGGGAGAAACCTATTTTCTGGAGATTATGGATGGAACTGGAAGGATCAAAGTGGTGGTATTTGAAAGTGCAGCAACAGAAATCCAGAAGACCAGTGTTAACCTGGAGAGCCTCACACAGAGACGTATAAAAATTGTGGGCAAGGTCACCGAATACAAAGGTAGTCTGGAATTGGTTCTCAAGGATGCCAGTTCTCTTAAAATAATGGCCTAA